In one Rutidosis leptorrhynchoides isolate AG116_Rl617_1_P2 chromosome 8, CSIRO_AGI_Rlap_v1, whole genome shotgun sequence genomic region, the following are encoded:
- the LOC139863942 gene encoding uncharacterized protein produces the protein MWSLATNGMLTVKKLAVIVDEQLLGQFSLQHQYMQNKLVPKKIEIFVWRTMLKRLPVRVELDKRGIYLHSIRCPLCDDDIESVDHIFLSCKHAVDIWIRVYKWWNLCSFTCNNFCNLLKDVGAVANSQLGKRIFQATIWVGAYMIWKARNYKVFQGKNWSSPVALNEIQIKSFEWISSLVKDNPCDDGGYPRWFLELVVDPNYCLFSYVYVIF, from the exons ATGTGGAGCCTCGCAACAAATGGTATGCTTACTGTTAAAAAATTAGCTGTTATAGTCGATGAGCAGCTTCTTGGGCAGTTTAGTTTACAACATCAGTATATGCAAAACAAATTGGTACCGAAGAAAATCGAGATTTTTGTTTGGAGAACGATGCTAAAAAGACTTCCCGTACGGGTTGAACTTGATAAAAGAGGCATTTATCTTCATAGTATAAGGTGCCCGCTTTGTGATGACGATATAGAATCGGTGGATCACATTTTCTTATCGTGTAAACATGCCGTGGACATTTGGATTCGGGTCTATAAATGGTGGAATTTGTGTAGCTTCACATGCAACAATTTCTGCAATCTATTGAAAGACGTGGGAGCTGTTGCTAATTCACAGCTCGGAAAGAGGATATTTCAAGCAACGATTTGGGTTGGTGCGTATATGATTTGGAAGGCCCGAAACTACAAAGTTTTTCAAGGTAAAAATTGGAGCTCTCCGGTGGCTTTAAATGAAATACAAATCAAGTCGTTCGAGTGGATTTCGTCTCTTGTCAAGGATA ATCCGTGCGATGATGGTGGTTATCCGCGGTGGTTTCTGGAGCTTGTTGTTGACCCTAATTATTGCCTATTTTCATATGTTTATGTTATCTTTTAG